Within Microterricola gilva, the genomic segment GCTCGACACCCTCGAACGGGCAGAGGGCGAGCTCGCGGCATCCCTCACCACCGTGAGCGGAACCGTGCGCCTGGCCGTGTTCCAGTCGGCGGCGCACGCCGTCATCCCGCAGGCGCTCACGATCCTCGCCGCCGACTACCCGGAGCTGCGGGTGGAGATGACGGAGCGCGAGCCGGATGCCGGCCTGTTCGAGGTGTCCGCCCGCGACTTCGACCTCGTCATCGCCGAGCAGTACCCCGACCACACGCGTGAGCACCGCCCCGACCTCGACCGCGTGCACCTCGTCACCGACGTCATCCGCCTCGCTACCGCGCGACGCGTAGCGTCGCGAAATGCGGCAGCCCCCAATCAGGGAGCCTCGGGGGCCGCGACCGATGCTCAAGCAATCCGGACTCTCGCCGAGGCCGCCGCACTGCCGTGGGTGATGGAACCGGAGGGCACGGCGGCCCGTGCCTGGGCCACGCAGCTCTGCCGCGCGGCAGGCTTCGAGCCCGATGTGCGCTTCGAGACGGCCGACCTCATGGCGCACATCCGCCTGATCCGCTCCGGCAACGCCGTCGGGCTGTTGCCCGACCTCGTCTGGGCCGGCGAGAACCCGACGGTGCGGCTGCTCGAGCTGCCCGGCACCCCGCACCGTGACGTCTTCACCTCGGCGCGGCGCTCCAGCGCCGAGCGCCCGGGCGTCTCGGCCGTGCGCGAGGCCCTCGCGCGGGCCGTCGCGGAGCTCTCCCCCGCCTGAGCCAGCGGCATCCACCTCGCGCCAGCGCCGAACTCGCAGAAGCCAGCGCCGAACTCGTAGAAAGGGTCCGCTTCGAGGCGCGAAGCGGACCGTTTCTTCGAGCTCGGCGCGGATGCCGGAGCGCGGATGCCGGAGCGCGGCGCTAGATGGGCAGGGTCGTTGTGCCGTTGCGCTTCTTGTCGACCGTCTTCTTCAGGAAGATCATCGGCAGGAAGAAAGTGGCGCAGGCGGTGACCAGCCACACCAGGACGGGCGCGACGATCCACGCGCGCCAGCCCTCGATCTCGAGTCCGCCTGGGAACAGCGACGCGACGAAGAGCGCGACGAAGGTGGAGACGAGGCCGATGCCGCCGAGGAAGGCCGGCGCGTTGCGCGCGGCGATCTTGAACAGGAACGGGCTGACCACGCTCTGGATGATCGCGAACACCAGCACCGCCACGGTCGCGCCGCTCCAGCTGAGGGTGACCTCCGGCACCAGCCACATCGCCACGAGCAGGCCGATGGCGGCGGACGCGATGAAGATGGCGGTGCGAATCAGGAAGCGGATCATGTGCTCATCGTAGGGCCGGAGCCGCGGCATCCGGGGTACACGGGCGCGCCGAGTCGCACCGCCAGCGGCGAGGGGCTCCTAGAAGCGCCAGATCAGCGGCACGTAGAAGGTGGCGACGGCGAGGAAGAGCAGAAGCAGCGGCAGGCCGAGCTTCCAGTAGTCGGTGAAGCGGTAGCCACCGGGGCCCATCACCATCATGTTCGCCGGGGTGGCGATGGGCGTGAGGAAGGAGGCGGCGCCGGCCACCGTGAGGCCCATGAGGAACGGCAGCACCGAGACGCCCATCGTCGCGGCCACCGAGACGGCGACCGGGATGACGATGAGCACCGTGGCCGTGTTGCTGATGAGTTGACCGAGCACAACGGTGATGAGGCAGAGTGCGAAGAGGGCCAGCTGCGGCCCGGAATCGCCGACGACGCCGAGCAGGCCGTCGGCGATGAGGTCGGCCGCGCCGGTCTGCATGAACGCCGTCGAGAGCGGGATCATCCCGGCCACGAGCACGACCGTCGTCCACGAGATGCTGCGGTAGGCCTGCGGCACCGACACCGTGCGGGTGAGCACCATGGCCAGCGCCGCCACGATACCGGCGATCGCTGCCGGCACCAGCCCGGTCGCCAGCAGCACGACCATGCCGGTCAGGATGCCGATCGCCCAGCCGGCGCGGGGGCCGAGCGGCACCGTGCGGCGCAGCAGATCGGGCGAGTCGACCACCAGCACATCGGGGTCTGCCGTGTGCTCGTCCAGGGCGGCCCAGCTGCCCTCGAGCAGCAGCGTGTCGCCGGCGGCCAGGGCCGCATCCTTGCCCTCGAGGTTCTCGCCCTTCCGCTGCACCGCGAGGATCACCAGGTCGCCGCTCGGCGTGCACATGCCGGGGAACACCGTGAGGCCGATGAGGGTCGAGCGCGGCGGGATGACAACCTCCGCGACACCGCCGCTGGCGTCGATCAGCTCGGCCGGCGGGGTGGTCAGCGCATACTGACTGCGCAGCACCCTGGCGTGGTCGCTCAGGTCGCGCGGCATCAGGCTCGCCGTGCGCTCCGGCACCAGCTTGTTGCCGAAGGCCATGGTGATCAACAGGGTGCCGATGACGAGGGGCACACCGGCCAGGCCGAACTCGAAGAAGCCGAATGCGCCCTCGCCGGCGTCGACGGCGGCCTCGGAGACGATGATGTTCACCGGCGTCCCGGTGAGGGCGAGCATCGACCCCGCGTGGGCGGCGAAGGCGAGCGGCAGCAGCATCCGCGATGGGGCGAGGCCGGCGCGGACAGCGACGACCACGACGACGGGCAGCAGCGCCGCCACGGCGCCGTTCACGCTGATCAGCGCGGTGAGCACGGCAACGAGCAGCATCACGAGGACGAGCAGCTTGCGCGGGTTCTTGCCCGCTGCACCGATCACCTTTTGGCCGGCCCAGGTCGTGACGCCCGTGGCATCCAGGCCCTCGCTCACGACGAAGAGTGATGCGATGAACAGAACGGTCGGGTCGCCGAAACCGGCGAGGGACTGCTGCAGTGTGAGCACGCCCGTCGCCCACAGCGCGACGGCGACAGCAAGCGCGATGGCGCCGACCGGAATGCGGTTCGACATGAACAGGGCGACAGACACCAACAGGATGATGAGCGTTATCGCGATGGGGTCCACAGCATGACACTAACGCTGTGCCTAACGTTTCGATGCCATTTCTCGCAGCGGCCCCACGCGGCGCGCTACCGTGGAGCCCATCGGGCCCCGAGCGGGCCGACACGAGCCACGAACGGATGGTCACGATGAAGAGATTTCCCCTCGGAACACTGTTGGGCTCGCCGCGACGACACCGCGTCGCAGCGGCCATCGCGATCGCAGCGGCGACCGGTCTGGCACTGAGCGGATGCCAGGTCTACGGCGTCGGTGCGCCGGCCGAGCCGGACCCCGTCGGCTTCTGGGGCACAGCGGACACCGCTGGACTCCCCTTCCTCGCTTTCACCGAAGACGGCAAGGTGGCCGGCTCGGATGGCTGCAATCAGCTCACCGGCGCGTGGGAGGTTGAGGGGTCGACGATCGACTTCATCGACGTTGCCTCGACACTCATGGCTTGCGAGGGCGTCGACACCTGGCTGTCAGCACTCGACTCGGCGACGATCTCCGGCGAGACGATGACGATCATGGACAACGCCGACAAGGAGATCGGCACGCTGAAGTTCGTCGAGTAGTCAGGCGCAGAGCAACGGCGGCGGCTCGCGGCATCCGCCGCGGATAGGCTCGGCTCATGACTGAAGCTACTCACGACGTTGTGATTGTCGGCGGCGGGCACAACGGCCTCGTCGCCGCCGCCTATCTGGCCAAGGCAGGCAAGAGCGTGCTCCTGCTGGAGCGGGACGACCACCTCGGCGGCGCCGCCGTCTCTGCCGAGGCGTTCAGCGGCGTCGACGCCCGGCTCTCGCGCTACTCCTATCTGGTGAGCCTGTTGCCAGCCCGCATCATCGAGGAGCTCGGACTCGACATCCGGCTGGCGCAGCGCCGGTACAGCTCGTACACCCCGGATCCCGCCGACACCACGACGGGCCTGCTCGTCGACAACTCGAACCGCCGCTCCACCCGCGCCTCCTTCGCCCGTGTCGGCGCCGACGGTGACTTCGCCGCGTGGAACGACTTCTACGCCGACACCGCCCGCGTCGCCGCCGCGCTCTTCCCAAGTGTCTGCGAGCCGCTGCCGACGCGCAGCGAGGCCCGCCGGCTGCTCGGCGACGACGCCCTCTGGACCAGCTTCTTCGAGCAGCCGCTCGGCCAGGTCATCACCGAGCGCTTCGACAGCGACCTCGTGCGCGGCGTCGTCGCCACCGACGGCCTGATCGGAACCTTCACCTCCGTCGACGATCCGTCGCTCGACGCGAACCGCTGCTTCCTCTACCACGTGATCGGCAACGAGACCGGGGACTGGCACGTGCCGATCGGGGGCATGGGCGCCGTCTCCGGCGAGATCGAGCGCGCGGCGCGGCTCGCAGGCGCACGCATCGTGACCGGAGCGGAGGTCACGAGCATCGGTGCGGACGGCGAGGTGCGCTACCGGCGCGGCCGCCACGAGCGCCGTGTTGTCGGCGGCACCGTTCTCGCCAACGTCGCGCCGTTCGTGCTCGACCGCCTGCTCGCGGCCGGTGGTGCGGCGAGCGCCGGCATCGGCATTGCCGACGCCGACACCGGCGCGGATGCCGTCGCCGCCCGCCCGGAGGGCGCGCAGGTCAAGGTCAACCTCATGCTCAGCCGGCTGCCGAAGCTGCGCGACGCTACGGTGACCCCTGAGGCGGCCTTTGGCGGGACCTTCCACATCAACGAGCGCTACAGCCAGCTCGAGGGAGCGTACGACGAGGCCTCCCGCGGCGTGATCCCCGAGGTGCTGCCCTGCGAGATCTACTGCCACACGCTGGCCGACCCGTCGATCCTCGGGCCGGAGCTGGCGGCATCCGGGGCGCACACCCTCACCGTCTTCGCGCTGCACGCGCCCGACCGCTGGCTGACCGAGGCCAACAACGATGCGACACGGGAACGGCTCCAGGCCGCCGTGCTCGCCTCGCTCAACTCGGTGCTCGCCGAGCCGATCGAGGACGTGGTGATGCGGGATGCCGACGGCGAACTGTGCATCGAGACGAAGACGACGCTCGACCTCGAGCACGCGCTGAACATGCCGGGCGGCAACATCTTCCACGGGCCGTTGTCGTGGCCGTTCCTCGAGGACGACGCCCCGCGGGAGACCGCGGCGGAGCGCTGGGGTGTCGCGACGGCGCACCCGCGCGTGCTGATCTGCGGCTCGGGTGCCGTGCGCGGCGGTGCCGTCAGCGGCCTCGGAGGGCACAACGCGGCCATGGCGGTGCTGGAGGAGTCGGAATAGCGCGACGCGAAGCGTCGCGAAAGGCGGCAGCCCTCAGCCAGGCAAACTCGGGAACCGCAGGCGATGCTCGCGGGGTTGTCACGAACCTAACCGGCGCGGCTGGCTCGACTCCGAAAAACGCAGGAGCACAGCAGCGCGGGCCGGTCATTCAGCCCGGCGAGGCTCTGCTCCTGCGTTATTGGCGGGCTACTGCACCTTGGTGAAGCGCTGCGCGAACTCCGTGAGCAGGCGCGCACCGTAGCCGGTCGCACCCTGCGAACGCCAGGAGTCGTCGGCATCCGACTGCATCGTTCCGGCGATGTCGAGGTGTGCCCACGGCAGGCCGTCGACGAACTCGTTGAGGAACAGCGCGGCGGTCGTCGCTCCGGCGAAGCGCCCACCGATGTTGCCGAGGTCGGCGACGTCGGAGTCGAGCTGCTTGCGGTACTTCTTCTCCAGCGGCAGCTGCCAGGCCGGCTCGTCGACGACGGATGCGGCGGCGCGCAGCTGGTCGACGATGGCCTGGTTGTTGCCGAGCACGGCGGCCGTCGACTGGCCGAGCGCCATCAATGCGGCCCCGGTGAGGGTGGCGATGTCGACGATCGCGTCCGGCTTCTCCTCCACGGCGAGCGCGAGGGCGTCCATCATGACGAGGCGGCCCTCTGCGTCGGTGTTCTTCACCTCGACCGTTCTACCGTTCCGCGCGGTGAGCACGTCTCCGAGCTTGGTCGCGGTGCCGGACGGCATGTTATCCGTGCACATCAGGAAGCCGGTCACGGCCGTGCCGAGGCCGAGATCGCGGAACGCGGTGAAGGCGCCGAGCACGGCGGCCGCCCCGCCCATGTCCATCTTCATCAGCAGGTGCATGGGGTCGGAGGGCTTGAGGCTGATTCCGCCGGAGTCGTACATGATGCCCTTGCCGACGAGCGCGAGGTGTCCGGCCCCGACAGGCGCGCTTTCCGAGCCGGCAGACGGCATGTAGCGGAGCTTGACCATGCGCGGCTCCTCGGCGCTGCCGGCGTTGACGCCGAGCAGCCCGCCGCAGCCGAGCTCGATCAGGGCCTGCTTGTCGAACACCTCGACGGCGAAGCCGTGCTCGCGCCCCAGTTCGACGGCGAGCTCGGCGATGTCCGTGGCGGTGAGGTGGCCGGGCGGGGTGTTGCAGAGGTCGCGGGTGATGTTGCCGGCGCGGGCGCCGATCTGGGCACGGCGGACGGCGTCATCCGCCCCGGCAATCCCTGCGGTGCCGAGCAGTTCGAGCGCGGCCAGCGCGGTGCCCTTGGGCTTCGCCTTGAGCGCGTTGTACCGGTAGCGGGCCAGCAGCACGCCCTCGGTCACAGCCTCGACGCCTGCGGCGTCCAGTCCGGGGAGGCCGGAGAGGTCCAGGCCGATGCGGGCGTGCGCGGATGCGGCGCGGGCGAAGGCCGCGGCGGCATCACGGAGGGCGGCGCGTGCGGCATCCGCACTCGCGGACTCATCCGGCGCACCGAGCCCGACCGCGATGACGAGGCCGCCGGATGCCGTGAGCACCGTCTGCGTCTGGCCGGCCTTCGCCTCGAAGCCCAGCTTCGCCAGCGCGGCGCGGTCGAGGCCGAGCGCGGCGGGCACATCGCCGTCGGCGCCGACGACGTGGCCGGTCGCATCGAGCTCGGCGGAGAAGGTGTCGACGAGGCTCACCGCGGTCGGTGCGGCCTGCGACGGCAGGGCGCTGAAGTCGTTCGGAATGAGCTTGTGGTCACGGACTGACATGGTTCCCCTTCACTCGAGCGCGAGCGCCAGGTGCCGGGGTGCGCTCGGGCTGCTCGGGTCGGGTCTTCTCGTGATGGTAGCGCAGAACG encodes:
- a CDS encoding LysR substrate-binding domain-containing protein, yielding MLDVRRLRLLREVKLRGTLAAVADALAYSPSSVSQQLTLLEKEVGVPLLEKSGRRVLLTPQAELLVARAAEVLDTLERAEGELAASLTTVSGTVRLAVFQSAAHAVIPQALTILAADYPELRVEMTEREPDAGLFEVSARDFDLVIAEQYPDHTREHRPDLDRVHLVTDVIRLATARRVASRNAAAPNQGASGAATDAQAIRTLAEAAALPWVMEPEGTAARAWATQLCRAAGFEPDVRFETADLMAHIRLIRSGNAVGLLPDLVWAGENPTVRLLELPGTPHRDVFTSARRSSAERPGVSAVREALARAVAELSPA
- a CDS encoding phage holin family protein; translated protein: MIRFLIRTAIFIASAAIGLLVAMWLVPEVTLSWSGATVAVLVFAIIQSVVSPFLFKIAARNAPAFLGGIGLVSTFVALFVASLFPGGLEIEGWRAWIVAPVLVWLVTACATFFLPMIFLKKTVDKKRNGTTTLPI
- a CDS encoding SLC13 family permease, giving the protein MDPIAITLIILLVSVALFMSNRIPVGAIALAVAVALWATGVLTLQQSLAGFGDPTVLFIASLFVVSEGLDATGVTTWAGQKVIGAAGKNPRKLLVLVMLLVAVLTALISVNGAVAALLPVVVVVAVRAGLAPSRMLLPLAFAAHAGSMLALTGTPVNIIVSEAAVDAGEGAFGFFEFGLAGVPLVIGTLLITMAFGNKLVPERTASLMPRDLSDHARVLRSQYALTTPPAELIDASGGVAEVVIPPRSTLIGLTVFPGMCTPSGDLVILAVQRKGENLEGKDAALAAGDTLLLEGSWAALDEHTADPDVLVVDSPDLLRRTVPLGPRAGWAIGILTGMVVLLATGLVPAAIAGIVAALAMVLTRTVSVPQAYRSISWTTVVLVAGMIPLSTAFMQTGAADLIADGLLGVVGDSGPQLALFALCLITVVLGQLISNTATVLIVIPVAVSVAATMGVSVLPFLMGLTVAGAASFLTPIATPANMMVMGPGGYRFTDYWKLGLPLLLLFLAVATFYVPLIWRF
- a CDS encoding META domain-containing protein yields the protein MKRFPLGTLLGSPRRHRVAAAIAIAAATGLALSGCQVYGVGAPAEPDPVGFWGTADTAGLPFLAFTEDGKVAGSDGCNQLTGAWEVEGSTIDFIDVASTLMACEGVDTWLSALDSATISGETMTIMDNADKEIGTLKFVE
- a CDS encoding phytoene desaturase family protein, coding for MTEATHDVVIVGGGHNGLVAAAYLAKAGKSVLLLERDDHLGGAAVSAEAFSGVDARLSRYSYLVSLLPARIIEELGLDIRLAQRRYSSYTPDPADTTTGLLVDNSNRRSTRASFARVGADGDFAAWNDFYADTARVAAALFPSVCEPLPTRSEARRLLGDDALWTSFFEQPLGQVITERFDSDLVRGVVATDGLIGTFTSVDDPSLDANRCFLYHVIGNETGDWHVPIGGMGAVSGEIERAARLAGARIVTGAEVTSIGADGEVRYRRGRHERRVVGGTVLANVAPFVLDRLLAAGGAASAGIGIADADTGADAVAARPEGAQVKVNLMLSRLPKLRDATVTPEAAFGGTFHINERYSQLEGAYDEASRGVIPEVLPCEIYCHTLADPSILGPELAASGAHTLTVFALHAPDRWLTEANNDATRERLQAAVLASLNSVLAEPIEDVVMRDADGELCIETKTTLDLEHALNMPGGNIFHGPLSWPFLEDDAPRETAAERWGVATAHPRVLICGSGAVRGGAVSGLGGHNAAMAVLEESE
- a CDS encoding leucyl aminopeptidase yields the protein MSVRDHKLIPNDFSALPSQAAPTAVSLVDTFSAELDATGHVVGADGDVPAALGLDRAALAKLGFEAKAGQTQTVLTASGGLVIAVGLGAPDESASADAARAALRDAAAAFARAASAHARIGLDLSGLPGLDAAGVEAVTEGVLLARYRYNALKAKPKGTALAALELLGTAGIAGADDAVRRAQIGARAGNITRDLCNTPPGHLTATDIAELAVELGREHGFAVEVFDKQALIELGCGGLLGVNAGSAEEPRMVKLRYMPSAGSESAPVGAGHLALVGKGIMYDSGGISLKPSDPMHLLMKMDMGGAAAVLGAFTAFRDLGLGTAVTGFLMCTDNMPSGTATKLGDVLTARNGRTVEVKNTDAEGRLVMMDALALAVEEKPDAIVDIATLTGAALMALGQSTAAVLGNNQAIVDQLRAAASVVDEPAWQLPLEKKYRKQLDSDVADLGNIGGRFAGATTAALFLNEFVDGLPWAHLDIAGTMQSDADDSWRSQGATGYGARLLTEFAQRFTKVQ